In the genome of Halapricum salinum, one region contains:
- a CDS encoding 1,4-dihydroxy-2-naphthoyl-CoA synthase, with protein MVSELFDSDRWDPIERFDFTDITYHRAREVGAVRIAFDRPAVRNAFRPETVDELSTALDHAKRQTDVGCVLLTGNGPSPKDGGWAFCAGGDQSIRGESGYEYSESPGDSEKPSGERSDPRGKRDEGPDNPDAPENVGRLHILEVQRQIRHIPKPVVAVVPGWAVGGGHSLHVVCDLTLASAEHAKFLQTDPDVASFDSGFGSAYLAKQIGQKKAREVFFLGKTYSAAEAADMGMVNEAVPHERLEDVALEWAETMTSKSPTAMRMLKYGFNLTDDGMVGQQVFAGEATRLGYMTDEAKEGRDAFNEGREPEFDEFPWHF; from the coding sequence ATGGTCTCTGAGCTCTTCGATTCCGACCGCTGGGACCCCATCGAGCGGTTCGACTTCACCGACATCACCTACCACCGCGCCCGCGAGGTCGGCGCGGTCCGCATCGCCTTCGACCGCCCTGCCGTCCGCAACGCCTTCCGCCCCGAGACCGTCGACGAACTCTCGACCGCACTCGATCACGCCAAGCGCCAGACCGACGTGGGGTGTGTCCTGCTGACGGGGAACGGCCCCTCGCCGAAAGACGGCGGCTGGGCCTTCTGTGCGGGTGGCGACCAGTCGATTCGTGGGGAGTCTGGCTATGAATATAGCGAGTCGCCTGGCGACTCCGAAAAGCCGAGCGGGGAGCGTAGCGACCCGAGAGGCAAGCGAGACGAGGGCCCCGACAACCCCGACGCCCCCGAGAACGTGGGTCGGTTGCACATCCTGGAAGTCCAGCGCCAGATCCGCCACATCCCAAAGCCCGTCGTCGCCGTCGTCCCGGGCTGGGCCGTCGGCGGCGGTCACTCGCTACACGTCGTCTGTGACCTCACCCTCGCCAGCGCCGAGCACGCGAAATTCCTCCAGACCGACCCCGACGTGGCGAGCTTCGATTCGGGATTCGGATCGGCCTACCTCGCCAAACAGATCGGCCAGAAGAAAGCCCGCGAGGTGTTCTTCCTCGGGAAGACCTACTCCGCCGCGGAGGCAGCCGACATGGGCATGGTCAACGAAGCCGTCCCGCACGAGCGCCTCGAAGACGTCGCCCTGGAGTGGGCCGAGACGATGACCAGCAAGTCCCCGACCGCCATGCGCATGCTCAAGTACGGCTTCAACCTCACCGACGACGGTATGGTCGGCCAGCAGGTCTTCGCGGGTGAGGCGACCCGCCTCGGCTACATGACCGACGAGGCCAAAGAGGGTCGCGACGCTTTCAACGAAGGGCGCGAGCCCGAGTTCGACGAATTTCCCTGGCACTTCTAG
- a CDS encoding J domain-containing protein, whose protein sequence is MAETFYDVLGVSPDADAEAITEAYRDRIKETHPDVSDADDAEERTKKVIEAKDVLTDEDERARYDQLGHQSYVRQTTMDADWGDDDSTAAATDTSSASSEAAETDWTKSSGEGTTWAGRGDWRDEEAAEKRRQRERRRRAREAAGASGVRNEGGTSSGGTAAGGATVDGGATNNVGGPVGWATSGSHAVRNEQDRSGVHSSRLFPPGQSLVLLISAFVCYPALVFSSLFPSFPLIVNLIVGACTLILIAYLTSMPEVGVYVFGGWTALGTVGLVASGVSPLSPVGLIVLLSTWFPFGLTVLTYEVLRW, encoded by the coding sequence ATGGCAGAGACGTTCTACGACGTCCTCGGTGTGTCTCCCGACGCCGACGCCGAGGCGATCACCGAGGCCTATCGCGACCGGATCAAGGAGACACATCCAGATGTCAGCGACGCCGATGACGCTGAGGAGCGGACGAAGAAAGTAATCGAGGCCAAGGACGTGCTGACCGACGAAGACGAGCGAGCGCGCTACGATCAGCTCGGTCACCAGAGCTACGTTCGACAGACGACGATGGACGCCGACTGGGGGGACGACGATTCTACCGCGGCTGCGACCGACACGTCGTCTGCGTCGAGCGAGGCGGCCGAGACCGACTGGACCAAATCGAGCGGGGAAGGGACGACCTGGGCCGGCAGAGGCGACTGGCGCGACGAGGAGGCAGCCGAGAAACGGCGCCAGCGCGAACGCCGACGTCGAGCCAGAGAAGCAGCGGGGGCGTCCGGCGTCCGCAACGAAGGCGGGACGTCCAGCGGTGGAACCGCGGCCGGCGGGGCGACGGTCGATGGGGGGGCGACGAACAACGTCGGTGGCCCGGTGGGCTGGGCGACCAGCGGCAGTCACGCCGTCAGGAACGAACAGGATCGAAGCGGCGTCCACAGCAGCCGACTGTTCCCGCCAGGCCAGTCGCTCGTGTTGCTCATCTCCGCGTTCGTCTGCTATCCTGCACTGGTGTTCTCCAGCCTGTTCCCTTCGTTTCCGCTCATCGTCAATCTCATCGTCGGTGCCTGTACCCTGATTTTGATCGCTTACTTGACGTCGATGCCGGAGGTCGGTGTCTACGTCTTCGGCGGCTGGACGGCTCTGGGAACAGTCGGACTCGTCGCAAGCGGCGTGAGTCCACTGTCACCCGTCGGATTGATCGTCCTGCTGTCGACGTGGTTCCCGTTCGGGCTCACGGTACTCACTTACGAAGTGTTGCGGTGGTGA
- a CDS encoding DUF5804 family protein, whose protein sequence is MTRVCLLGDEDVNLQYELLSRETSRNALATYDLREPYDNAVALETVSLGAAVSLLNDLNWYLVRFVDDVLVLEPSVSEDEWLSRDVATAVRDNELTAEETERFLKIYGVAQQGTSGGDDGDERADEEIEQDRPPKLVEPMFVTRTGPELPEYDLRDVEETVRVRVTKAEFE, encoded by the coding sequence ATGACGCGGGTCTGCCTGCTCGGCGACGAGGACGTGAACCTCCAGTACGAACTGCTCTCCCGCGAAACCTCCCGGAACGCGCTGGCGACCTACGACCTCAGGGAGCCCTACGACAACGCCGTCGCACTCGAGACCGTCAGTCTCGGCGCGGCCGTCTCGCTGCTGAACGACCTCAACTGGTATCTGGTCCGGTTCGTCGACGACGTGCTCGTGCTCGAACCGAGCGTCTCCGAGGACGAGTGGCTCTCTCGTGACGTCGCGACCGCTGTGCGGGACAACGAACTCACCGCCGAAGAGACCGAGCGGTTCCTGAAGATCTACGGCGTCGCCCAGCAAGGGACGAGCGGTGGCGACGATGGGGACGAGCGAGCCGACGAGGAGATCGAGCAGGATCGGCCACCGAAGCTTGTCGAGCCTATGTTCGTCACGCGCACGGGCCCCGAACTGCCGGAGTACGATCTGCGCGACGTCGAAGAGACGGTGAGAGTTCGCGTGACGAAAGCCGAATTCGAGTAA
- a CDS encoding 4a-hydroxytetrahydrobiopterin dehydratase, whose protein sequence is MSDLLTDDEIEAQLPEGWERKGEEIVRVFEFDSYLPGVGFASAVGGLAEDAWHHPEITITWGEVEVRLTTHDAGGITEKDIDLAERCNGIYD, encoded by the coding sequence ATGAGCGATCTGCTCACAGACGACGAGATCGAGGCACAGCTACCCGAGGGCTGGGAACGAAAGGGCGAGGAGATCGTCCGAGTCTTCGAGTTCGACTCCTATCTGCCGGGCGTCGGGTTCGCCTCGGCAGTCGGCGGCCTCGCAGAAGACGCCTGGCACCATCCGGAGATCACGATCACCTGGGGCGAGGTCGAGGTCCGACTCACGACCCACGACGCCGGCGGCATCACCGAGAAGGACATCGATCTCGCCGAGCGCTGTAACGGCATCTACGACTGA
- a CDS encoding PLP-dependent cysteine synthase family protein, with the protein MKSSIVETLGSPLVEIDGPEGVTVAAKIESFNPGGSAKDRPAKYMIEAAEEAGELEPGDRIVEPTSGNTGIGLSMVAAAKGYDITIVMGEDKSVERRQIMKAYGADLHLIDGDMTRAREVADRLEEEEGMVQMRQFENPANPRAHYETTGPEILDQIGDRTIDAFVAGIGTGGTISGTGRRLKEAFPEMTVVGVEPADNAVLSTGEAGDDDFQGMGPGFVSENLDVDLIDEIETVHVEEAEDECRRLAREEGIFVGQSSGAMGVVARDVAAEIADLDAEEEPLVVTVFWDSGERYMSTGMFEA; encoded by the coding sequence GTGAAATCGAGCATCGTCGAGACGCTTGGCTCGCCCCTCGTCGAGATTGACGGCCCCGAGGGCGTGACAGTCGCAGCGAAGATCGAGTCGTTCAATCCCGGCGGCTCCGCGAAGGACCGCCCGGCGAAGTACATGATCGAAGCCGCCGAGGAAGCTGGCGAGCTCGAACCGGGCGACCGCATCGTCGAGCCGACGAGCGGTAACACCGGGATCGGCCTGTCGATGGTCGCCGCCGCGAAAGGCTACGACATCACCATCGTCATGGGCGAGGACAAGTCCGTCGAGCGCCGCCAGATCATGAAGGCCTACGGCGCGGATCTGCACCTGATCGACGGTGACATGACCAGGGCCCGCGAGGTGGCCGACCGTCTCGAAGAAGAGGAGGGCATGGTCCAGATGCGCCAGTTCGAGAACCCCGCGAATCCCCGCGCGCACTACGAGACGACCGGGCCCGAGATCCTCGACCAGATCGGCGACCGGACCATCGACGCCTTCGTCGCCGGGATCGGCACTGGCGGGACGATCAGCGGGACCGGCCGCCGCCTGAAAGAGGCGTTCCCCGAGATGACCGTCGTCGGCGTCGAACCCGCCGACAACGCCGTTCTCTCGACCGGCGAAGCCGGCGACGACGACTTCCAGGGGATGGGTCCCGGGTTCGTCTCGGAAAATCTCGACGTCGACCTGATCGACGAGATCGAAACCGTCCACGTCGAGGAGGCCGAAGACGAGTGCCGGCGACTCGCACGCGAAGAGGGAATCTTCGTCGGGCAGTCCTCGGGCGCGATGGGGGTCGTCGCGCGCGACGTTGCAGCGGAGATTGCTGATCTGGATGCGGAAGAAGAGCCGCTGGTCGTGACGGTCTTCTGGGATTCTGGCGAGCGCTACATGTCGACCGGGATGTTCGAAGCGTAG
- a CDS encoding isochorismate synthase, translating into METLRGDEAVGTASDLTVVARSHELDDVDHAALLAEVSRPSVVWRDGEEAVVTTGATASITANGPDRFATVRETATALFDRLRTPATPQPARPRLFGGFAFHDGAADRGPSTWDGFPDAWFVLPTVQVTTSGDRCWLTVTATGPDADRQATDRLERWRERLSDLPTHEPTGRPGIVDQHRTPSREDWREQVEDAVADIRSGTLRKVVLAQSLSVGLERPLSIPDALSRLDTRYPDCVRFAVTTESEAAGTLFGATPEKLVSLSGRTVQTEALAGSTGRGETPAEDEWLGEELLDSDKDNHEHDLVVEAIRDQLDPVASSVQTGDRILRRLATVQHLQTPIRATLESDRHVLDLVEALHPTPAVGGLPPDAALETIKSTEAFDRGWYAAPVGWMDAAGNGTFAVAIRSALARERTASLFAGAGIVHDSDPDREWDEVQLKYRPMLDELE; encoded by the coding sequence ATGGAAACACTGCGCGGGGACGAGGCCGTCGGGACGGCGTCGGATCTCACCGTCGTGGCGCGCAGTCACGAACTCGACGACGTGGATCACGCAGCCCTGCTCGCCGAGGTATCGCGGCCGAGCGTCGTCTGGCGCGACGGCGAGGAGGCCGTCGTGACGACGGGCGCGACCGCGTCGATTACCGCCAACGGACCCGATCGCTTCGCGACCGTGCGCGAGACGGCGACGGCGCTGTTCGACCGCCTTCGGACGCCGGCCACACCACAGCCAGCACGCCCGCGCCTGTTCGGTGGCTTCGCCTTCCACGACGGGGCGGCCGACCGCGGGCCGAGCACCTGGGACGGCTTTCCCGACGCCTGGTTCGTCCTCCCGACCGTGCAGGTCACGACCAGCGGCGACCGGTGCTGGCTGACAGTGACGGCGACCGGGCCCGACGCCGACCGGCAGGCGACCGACCGGCTCGAACGCTGGCGCGAGCGCCTCTCTGACCTTCCGACCCACGAACCGACTGGCCGACCGGGGATCGTCGATCAACACCGGACACCCTCGCGGGAGGACTGGCGCGAACAGGTCGAAGACGCCGTCGCCGACATTCGCTCGGGAACACTCCGAAAAGTCGTGCTCGCACAGTCGCTGTCGGTCGGTCTCGAACGTCCGCTGTCGATTCCGGACGCGCTCTCGCGACTGGACACCCGGTATCCCGACTGCGTCCGGTTCGCCGTCACGACCGAGTCCGAGGCGGCCGGGACGCTGTTCGGGGCGACCCCCGAGAAACTCGTCTCGCTGTCCGGACGCACGGTCCAGACCGAAGCACTGGCCGGATCGACGGGCCGCGGCGAGACGCCAGCCGAAGACGAGTGGCTGGGCGAGGAACTGCTCGACAGCGACAAGGACAATCACGAACACGATCTCGTGGTCGAGGCGATCCGCGATCAGCTAGATCCAGTCGCGTCCAGTGTCCAGACCGGCGATCGAATCCTTCGTCGGCTCGCCACGGTTCAACACCTCCAGACGCCGATTCGCGCGACGCTCGAATCCGACAGGCACGTCCTCGATCTGGTCGAGGCACTCCACCCGACGCCGGCGGTGGGTGGCCTCCCGCCGGACGCCGCCCTGGAGACGATCAAGTCCACCGAGGCGTTCGACCGCGGCTGGTACGCGGCACCAGTCGGCTGGATGGACGCCGCGGGCAACGGCACCTTCGCCGTCGCGATCCGCTCGGCGCTGGCCCGCGAGCGGACGGCCTCGCTCTTTGCCGGTGCCGGGATCGTCCACGACAGCGACCCCGACCGCGAGTGGGACGAGGTGCAACTGAAGTATCGCCCGATGCTCGACGAACTCGAATGA
- a CDS encoding DEAD/DEAH box helicase, with product MAEPAADGAAAFTELGEALRDALSERGFQTPTEPQRRAIPPISQGQNALVVAPTGTGKTETAMLPVLDSLEGEDRFGIGALYVTPLRALNRDMRERLEWWGQTLDLDVDVRHGDTTDYQRSKQADDPPDVLVTTPETLQAMLTGSKLRRALEDVDHVVVDEVHELAAAKRGAQLTVGLERVRELAGPFQRIGLSATVGDPKEVGKFLTGNRGCHIAEVDVGSRLDIEVREPEITAEDGRLSGKLMTDDAVASHVRAIDEIIDDHDSTLVFVNTRQTAEALGSRFKKLGTDIGVHHGSLSKEARIEVEDQFKAGELDALLCTSSMELGIDVGRVEHVVQYNSPREVRRLLQRVGRAGHRRDLVSSGTVITTRPDDTLEALAIARRATAGEVEDAAIHHGSLDTVANQIAGLVMDFGEIRAMEAYDILTRAYPFAEVSEHDFKQVVRELAGNDVLWLDEERDTLEKRRGTWQYFYQNLSMIPDEATYSVEDMASGNQIGTLDERFVVNFAQPGEIFIQRGEMWRITEIDEEEELVQVTPVADPGGEVPSWVGQEIPVPFAVAQEVGEIRDVAGTQLRGGATPEAVARDLRRRYPADEHTITAALDPIDRHEAPLPTDDRILVEFRGREVVINAHFGHTVNETLGRLVSAMLGQQTGSSVGMEIDPYRIELEVPGGIAARDVVDVLEDTDPQHLEAIIELSLKNADVLKFRLAQVATKFGALKRWRGKGSGRFGRDRLLAALEDTPIYDEALRAVLHEELAVEAASETLEQIQSGEIDVETIGERTPIGRGGRSGGQELLAPENADASVVQTVRERIQNDRVILFCLHCQDWKSRRTVKSVSDQPECPQCGSTRIAALNPWADEVVQAVKADEKDDEQEKQTERAYRAASLVQSHGKRAIIALAARGVGPHNAARIINKLREDEDDFYRDILAREREYARTKSFWE from the coding sequence ATGGCAGAGCCAGCGGCCGACGGCGCGGCGGCCTTCACCGAACTCGGTGAGGCTCTCCGAGACGCGCTGTCCGAACGCGGCTTTCAGACGCCCACCGAGCCACAGCGCCGCGCGATTCCACCCATATCGCAGGGCCAGAACGCACTCGTCGTCGCCCCCACGGGGACAGGGAAGACCGAGACGGCGATGCTGCCTGTGCTCGATTCCTTGGAGGGAGAGGATCGGTTCGGGATCGGCGCGCTGTACGTCACCCCGCTACGAGCCTTGAATCGCGACATGCGCGAGCGCCTTGAGTGGTGGGGCCAGACACTCGATCTCGACGTCGACGTCCGCCACGGCGACACCACGGACTACCAGCGCAGCAAGCAGGCCGACGACCCGCCGGACGTGCTCGTGACGACGCCCGAGACGCTGCAGGCGATGTTGACCGGCTCGAAGTTGCGGCGAGCGCTCGAAGATGTCGACCACGTCGTCGTCGACGAGGTCCACGAACTCGCCGCGGCCAAGCGCGGGGCACAACTCACGGTCGGGCTGGAACGCGTCCGCGAACTCGCCGGGCCGTTCCAGCGGATCGGCCTCTCGGCTACGGTAGGCGATCCGAAAGAAGTCGGGAAGTTCCTCACCGGAAACCGGGGCTGTCACATCGCCGAGGTCGACGTCGGGAGTCGACTGGATATCGAGGTCCGCGAGCCCGAGATCACGGCGGAAGACGGTCGTCTCTCGGGGAAGCTGATGACCGACGACGCAGTGGCCAGTCACGTCCGGGCGATCGACGAGATCATCGACGACCACGACTCGACGCTGGTGTTCGTCAATACTCGCCAAACAGCCGAGGCACTCGGCTCGCGATTCAAAAAGCTGGGAACCGACATCGGCGTCCACCACGGCTCGCTCTCGAAGGAGGCCCGTATCGAGGTCGAAGACCAGTTCAAAGCGGGCGAACTCGACGCGCTCCTCTGCACGTCCTCGATGGAACTGGGGATCGACGTCGGTCGCGTAGAGCACGTCGTCCAGTACAACAGCCCCCGCGAGGTGCGGCGACTCCTCCAGCGCGTCGGGCGAGCGGGCCACCGCCGTGATCTGGTCTCCTCCGGGACGGTGATCACGACGCGGCCCGACGACACGCTCGAAGCGCTGGCGATCGCCCGCCGCGCGACCGCGGGCGAGGTCGAAGACGCCGCGATCCACCACGGCAGCCTCGACACCGTCGCCAACCAGATCGCCGGTCTCGTCATGGACTTCGGCGAGATTCGGGCGATGGAAGCATACGACATCCTCACCCGGGCCTACCCCTTCGCCGAGGTCAGCGAACACGACTTCAAGCAAGTAGTGAGGGAACTGGCCGGCAACGACGTGCTCTGGCTGGACGAGGAGCGTGACACCCTGGAGAAGCGACGCGGGACCTGGCAGTACTTCTACCAGAACCTCTCGATGATCCCCGACGAGGCCACCTACAGCGTCGAGGACATGGCCTCCGGGAACCAGATCGGGACGCTCGACGAACGGTTCGTCGTCAACTTCGCCCAGCCCGGCGAAATCTTCATCCAGCGCGGGGAGATGTGGCGGATCACCGAGATCGACGAGGAAGAGGAACTGGTGCAGGTCACGCCCGTCGCCGACCCCGGCGGCGAAGTCCCCTCCTGGGTCGGCCAGGAGATCCCTGTCCCCTTCGCGGTCGCCCAGGAAGTGGGCGAGATACGGGACGTCGCGGGGACGCAGCTCCGGGGTGGCGCGACGCCCGAGGCCGTGGCCCGGGACCTCCGTCGGCGCTACCCGGCCGACGAACACACGATCACGGCGGCGCTCGACCCGATCGACCGCCACGAAGCGCCGCTGCCGACCGACGACCGCATTCTCGTCGAGTTCAGAGGCCGGGAAGTCGTCATCAACGCCCACTTCGGCCACACCGTCAACGAGACCCTCGGCAGACTGGTCTCGGCCATGCTCGGCCAGCAGACCGGCTCCTCGGTGGGGATGGAGATCGATCCCTACCGGATCGAACTCGAAGTACCGGGCGGGATCGCGGCCCGTGACGTCGTCGACGTCCTCGAAGACACTGATCCCCAGCATTTAGAAGCGATCATCGAACTGAGTCTGAAGAACGCCGACGTCCTGAAGTTCAGGCTGGCCCAGGTCGCCACGAAGTTCGGGGCGCTCAAGCGCTGGCGCGGGAAGGGCAGCGGTCGATTCGGCCGTGATCGTCTGCTCGCCGCGCTGGAAGACACGCCGATCTACGACGAAGCCCTGCGGGCCGTGCTGCACGAGGAACTCGCGGTCGAGGCCGCCAGCGAGACCCTCGAGCAGATCCAGTCGGGCGAGATCGACGTCGAGACGATCGGCGAGCGGACGCCCATCGGCCGCGGCGGTCGCTCGGGCGGGCAGGAACTGCTCGCGCCCGAGAACGCCGACGCGAGCGTCGTCCAGACCGTGCGCGAGCGAATCCAGAACGACCGCGTGATCCTCTTCTGTCTGCACTGCCAGGACTGGAAATCCCGCCGCACAGTCAAGAGCGTCAGCGACCAGCCCGAGTGTCCACAGTGTGGCTCGACACGGATCGCCGCACTCAATCCCTGGGCCGACGAGGTCGTCCAGGCAGTCAAAGCCGACGAGAAAGACGACGAGCAGGAGAAACAGACCGAGCGCGCCTACCGGGCGGCCAGTCTCGTCCAGAGCCACGGCAAGCGAGCGATCATCGCGCTCGCGGCTCGCGGTGTTGGCCCGCACAACGCAGCCCGGATCATCAACAAACTCCGTGAGGATGAGGACGACTTCTACCGGGATATTCTGGCTCGCGAGCGCGAGTACGCGAGGACGAAGTCGTTCTGGGAGTAG
- a CDS encoding tRNA sulfurtransferase — protein MHPPGAETIVVRHGELGVKSDQVRIKMERQLQGHIECLLEDRDIPGRVRTERNRLYVETDPEHIEVATEAATDAFGVVSASPAVKIEPALEPIFDAMERTTEACYDGGTFAVDAHRAGGDEIHDFDSRDLEQDGGQRVGETIDRLGHDPVADLDDPDCTVFVEARPEKAFIFVEKRSGPAGLPLGSQQPLVALLSGGHDSPVAAWEAMRRGSPVIPVYVDLGEYGGVDHRARADVAADRLARLAPQYDMHLRVLDFGDIVADLMREVEATRMLSLRRAMLAAAERVAEDHDAVGIVTGEAVGQKSSQTTANIAVTDAAVDLPVHRPLLTRDKTDIMNQGRELGTYEDSSIQAGCNRVAPSYPETNASIEQVESAEPDGLLDRARSAAVRSLQE, from the coding sequence ATGCACCCGCCGGGAGCCGAGACCATCGTCGTCCGACACGGTGAACTCGGCGTCAAGAGCGATCAGGTCCGTATCAAGATGGAGCGCCAGCTCCAGGGCCACATCGAGTGTCTCCTTGAGGACCGTGACATCCCGGGGCGGGTTCGGACCGAGCGCAACCGCCTCTACGTCGAGACCGACCCGGAGCACATCGAAGTTGCGACGGAAGCCGCGACCGACGCCTTCGGCGTCGTCTCGGCAAGCCCCGCGGTCAAGATCGAGCCGGCACTCGAACCCATCTTCGACGCGATGGAACGGACGACCGAAGCCTGCTACGACGGTGGAACCTTCGCCGTCGACGCTCACCGGGCCGGCGGTGACGAGATCCACGACTTCGACAGCCGCGACCTCGAACAGGACGGTGGCCAGCGCGTCGGCGAGACGATCGATCGTCTCGGACACGACCCTGTCGCTGACCTGGACGATCCCGACTGTACTGTGTTCGTCGAGGCTCGCCCCGAGAAGGCTTTTATTTTCGTCGAGAAGCGTTCGGGGCCGGCCGGGCTGCCGCTCGGCAGCCAGCAGCCACTCGTCGCCCTCCTCTCGGGCGGCCACGACTCGCCCGTCGCCGCCTGGGAAGCCATGCGCCGCGGCTCGCCCGTGATTCCCGTCTACGTCGACCTCGGCGAGTACGGCGGCGTCGACCACCGCGCCCGCGCCGACGTGGCTGCCGACCGCCTCGCCCGACTCGCGCCCCAGTACGACATGCACCTGCGCGTCCTCGACTTCGGTGACATCGTCGCGGATTTGATGCGCGAGGTCGAGGCGACGCGGATGCTCTCACTTCGGCGGGCCATGCTCGCTGCCGCCGAACGAGTCGCCGAGGACCACGACGCCGTCGGGATTGTCACCGGCGAGGCCGTCGGGCAGAAGTCGAGTCAGACGACCGCCAACATCGCCGTGACCGACGCCGCTGTCGACCTGCCGGTCCACCGGCCCCTCCTGACGCGGGACAAGACCGACATCATGAACCAGGGCCGGGAGCTGGGAACCTACGAAGATTCGTCGATCCAGGCCGGCTGCAACCGAGTCGCCCCCTCCTATCCCGAGACAAACGCCTCCATCGAGCAGGTCGAGTCGGCCGAACCCGACGGGCTGCTCGACCGCGCGCGATCGGCTGCCGTGCGGTCGTTGCAGGAGTGA
- the menD gene encoding 2-succinyl-5-enolpyruvyl-6-hydroxy-3-cyclohexene-1-carboxylic-acid synthase translates to MTAPNRATLWGETLAEELLAAGVTGVCLAPGSRSTPLTTAFAARDDVEVFSHLDERSAAFFALGRSRRLGEPTALVCTSGTAAANFHPAVIEANQSRVPLIVLTADRPSELQDSGANQTIDQEKLYGDAVRWYRTLPEPKPESRALRSLRVSACRAVERAAGTPPGPVHLNVPFAKPLEPTEVEDDIPETLDADAPLGSTGRDGPFVRLSQGRPTLDSTTLDRLAADLSGIDRGLLVAGPANAPTPARESLAALAEATGWPVLADPLSGHRFGHEPHSHAQICGGYDSYLDAAGDWPDPEVVLRFGASPTSKVMRQYLRDHAAQQFVVDPAGGWREAEFTATDLITADPTWLAERLATRLDSPRADGWLARFRTAEQEHWNHVTDAVDTEHFEGAVLSTVARGAPDPATIMVSNSMPVRDLDRFGEPRGADLTVLGNRGASGIDGITSTALGAGSATDDPLVLVLGDLAFYHDMNGLLAVQRCGVDATIVLLNNDGGGIFHMLPIEEFDPPFTEHFKTPHGIDFEPVGDLYGLEYAVLDDLEGFETAYRESLGSAGTQILEVRFDAEQSHRVRERLHDQVCGAVE, encoded by the coding sequence ATGACGGCACCGAATCGTGCGACGCTCTGGGGCGAGACGCTGGCCGAGGAACTGCTCGCCGCAGGCGTCACCGGAGTCTGTCTCGCGCCCGGCAGTCGCTCGACGCCGCTGACCACCGCCTTCGCCGCACGTGATGACGTCGAAGTCTTCTCACATCTGGACGAGCGCTCGGCGGCCTTCTTCGCGCTCGGGCGATCCCGACGGCTGGGCGAACCGACGGCGCTGGTCTGTACCTCCGGGACGGCAGCCGCGAACTTCCATCCCGCTGTGATCGAGGCCAACCAGTCGCGAGTCCCACTGATCGTGCTGACGGCCGACCGCCCTTCCGAATTGCAGGACAGCGGCGCAAATCAGACGATCGACCAGGAGAAGCTCTACGGCGACGCGGTCAGGTGGTACCGGACCCTGCCAGAGCCGAAACCCGAATCGCGCGCGTTGCGGTCGTTACGTGTCAGCGCCTGCCGCGCAGTCGAGCGCGCGGCTGGGACGCCACCAGGACCGGTCCACCTGAACGTTCCGTTCGCCAAGCCCCTGGAACCGACAGAGGTCGAGGACGACATCCCCGAGACCCTCGATGCGGACGCGCCGCTCGGCTCGACGGGACGAGACGGCCCGTTCGTCCGGCTCTCGCAGGGCCGGCCGACGCTCGATTCGACCACGCTCGACAGGCTCGCTGCCGACCTCTCCGGGATCGACCGTGGCTTGCTCGTCGCTGGTCCCGCTAACGCGCCGACGCCCGCCAGAGAGTCGCTGGCCGCGCTGGCGGAGGCGACTGGCTGGCCGGTGCTGGCCGACCCACTCTCGGGCCACCGATTCGGCCATGAGCCCCACAGCCACGCCCAGATTTGTGGCGGCTACGACTCGTATCTCGACGCCGCCGGAGACTGGCCCGACCCCGAAGTTGTCCTGCGTTTCGGAGCCTCACCCACGTCGAAAGTCATGCGACAATACCTCCGCGATCACGCCGCCCAGCAGTTCGTCGTCGATCCCGCAGGCGGGTGGCGCGAGGCCGAATTCACCGCGACGGACCTGATCACCGCCGATCCGACGTGGCTGGCCGAGCGACTGGCGACGCGGCTCGACAGCCCCCGAGCAGACGGCTGGCTCGCCCGTTTTCGCACCGCTGAACAGGAACACTGGAACCACGTCACAGACGCCGTCGACACCGAGCACTTCGAGGGGGCAGTCCTCTCGACGGTCGCGCGTGGCGCGCCCGATCCTGCGACGATTATGGTCTCCAACAGCATGCCCGTCAGGGATCTCGACCGCTTCGGAGAGCCGCGAGGAGCCGACTTGACGGTGCTCGGCAACCGCGGGGCAAGCGGGATCGACGGGATCACCAGTACAGCGCTCGGCGCAGGGAGCGCGACGGACGATCCGCTCGTGCTCGTTCTCGGAGATCTGGCGTTCTACCACGACATGAACGGGCTGCTGGCGGTCCAGCGCTGTGGTGTCGACGCGACGATCGTGCTCCTGAACAACGACGGCGGCGGGATCTTCCACATGCTCCCGATCGAGGAGTTCGATCCCCCCTTCACCGAGCACTTCAAGACGCCCCACGGGATCGACTTCGAGCCTGTCGGTGATCTCTACGGACTCGAATACGCCGTCCTCGACGATCTGGAAGGCTTCGAGACGGCCTATCGAGAGTCACTCGGCAGTGCTGGAACCCAGATTCTGGAAGTCAGGTTCGACGCCGAGCAGAGCCATCGGGTCCGTGAGCGTCTCCACGATCAGGTCTGCGGTGCTGTCGAATAG